AGTATATTGACCAGAGCGTCGTAATTATTTTCGCTTACAATCACTCTCTCGATACCAATACAATTCTGACCGGATGATTGAAACGTACCACGCATTATAATGGATGACAAAGCCTCAAGATCCTTAGCGGaatcaagaacgatgaaGGCGTCCTTACCGCCTAGTTCGACTACCACTGGAGTTAAGGAGGCTGCTGCGCACTTTAATATATGGTGCGCGACAGGCTGACTACCAATGAAGGTGATGTGTTTGATGGAAGGATGCGAAGTGAAGTAATTTGCTGTATCATCCGAGTCCGATGGTGGCAGACTGTAAAATAGTTGAACCAAATCTGGATCTTCACCGCAAGCCTCCAAACATTTCCGAACCACACCAATAAAGAATTCAGAGGACCAAACGACCTGTTCAGAGCACTTGACAACAATAGCATTACCGGTGAACAAAGCAGCGATGACAGGACCCATCAAATTGTGGAAGGGATAGTTCCATGAGACAATAGAGCTGATAAGACCCAGAGGCTCGTAACGAATCTCGGCGCCCTTATAAAatttcatgaagaaattcgTAGGTCCTGGACGCCTCGAGGGCTGTAGGACGTTACTGCCATGCTGGATTGTCCATTGTAGTTTTTCCAACGTGACAAGAATCTCACCCATCGAGGCGTCTAGCATAGTCTTACCTGAATCTCTGCAGGCGACatgagcgatgagctcttgGTTTTGCAGCACGTATGCCTGCAGAGATGCCAAAATTCTCAACCTTCTGTTCATAGAAGATGTTCCCCATTCTTGTTGGGCCTTGGAGGCTTTCGAGATCATGTTGTCGACGTCATCGCAAGTCTTGGAAGTAAACGAACCCAGATATTGTCCAGTCGCCGGGCAGTAAGCCTGAATAGTGCCCGGTTTCGTAGGATCAAATACGCTGGTAGGATGCAGTCTCTTGCCTTTCCAATGAGTCTGAGCAGCATCTGGCACAGGAACGGAGAATTTCACTGGCTTATAGTCTTCAGACACAGAATTGGCCCACAACAGCTTGTAAAAGACATAGAACGTAAACAGTCCAGCCAATATGGATGTCGTAGCGGCCGTCTTGGGGTTGCCCTGGATCTGAGTAACCACAATCTGAGACTGACTATTGAGCAACGACTGCTGTTTTTTCACCCATTCTGCCAAGTATTCCTGCACTGTCGAATTCAATTGATTCAGCATGTCTGAGTTCAGATAAACTTCTGGCATGGAACAATGCCAAGCTTCAATCAGGCTTTAAGCAACGCTAAAGATCTTCGATAGCCTTCAGCCAAGCTTGACTGCTTCGTTTCGGTCCGCTACCGATTGGACGTAATAGCGATGCAAGTGAAGATTTACAACGAAGCTCAGCTCGTTTAACTTCTTCCCGAACCCGAATAAGCTTGACAGATATCGAAAATTCTACATAATACGGCCATCAAGAGCTCAATGCCAGCTACACTGTTTTCTTGTGCAATTGAAGCTCACAAGCTGCACAAATCCGCGACTTCCCGCTCTCCAGGACCCTATTTTACGTAATCTTTATCATAAATCTGGCCATCGCCAGCCTCTGCGTGTCTAATTGGCATTCACATGCTTCTCTGCCACTGGTTTCGTAACAGCTTCCACTAACAGTTTCACAACgtccttctgcttcttcgacacGATCTGCTCgatctctttcagctctcCCTCCACTTTAGACTCcgcttccttctccagcgCTCCGACCCCGACCTCGTTCTTACTCTCGAGTTCCTTCAGTTCGCTGTCCTTCTGTGCCTTGTAAGCCTCGATCTCGCTGGCTGCATCCGACTTggccttcttcaacttaTCCTGTCTGTATTTTCTTGCCCTGGAAACGATTTCGTGggcttccttctcagcTTTGAGGAGAGTAGCAATACCGTTCTGTTGGGACTGTACCATAAGAGGGACATACGTTAGTAACTCAGGACTCGGCAGACAGAAATCGCTTTCTAACAGCTTTTGCGCCCGAAAGAAAGCTAAATCGCCAGCTTGAACATACCATCCTCGACTATCTGGACACCGGACTGCTTCACAGGGCTTCTAATGCTCAACTGGCTCACAGTCCTTGTCCTTAGTAGATAGTAAAAGGGATTGCAGCCAAACTTGAAATATTGGTGCCATAGTAAAAAAAATGTCCGGAACGTTCTCGGTCCTAATCGGACaacatttgaaaaattccaGTATAATAAGCCTTGGGAACCTTTTCAGaaggcgatgagctggcTTGATTTGCCCCAGCTGAAGCTCTATTTGGGCGGTTAGCTCGATGGAAGACGTCTGTGAGGTATGCGGCGATAGGGAGTTCAAGTACAAGTGTCCTAAATGCCTGAAAAAGAGCTGTTCGTTGGCGTGTTCGAAGAAACATAAGGTGAGCGATGATTGTTCTGGTGTAGCTCACGATCCGTCTGTCTATGTAAGCAGTGAggcattgaagaatgagGACGATGAGAAGCATGAGATGAATGTGGTGGTACAGCGCGATTACAATTTCCTGACACAGATGAAGAGGGCCGTAGAACTGCAAAAGAGAGACGggaagttgaagaacaagaggaTGTTGAACATGCAGCATGCAGGCCCAAAGAGGCCCCGATACAACGAGAACTCATGTCAAAGAGTGATACGGAGGGGAGTGAACTGCCTGGTGCTGCCGAAGGGGATGCAGAGGTCTTCGATGAACAAGAGCAAGTGGGATAAAGCATTAGATCTTTTTGTTTGGAGCATTGAGTGGACTCTGTTTCCGGTGCAGGGTACGGACTCAGAGC
The sequence above is drawn from the Torulaspora globosa chromosome 5, complete sequence genome and encodes:
- the VMA10 gene encoding H(+)-transporting V1 sector ATPase subunit G (ancestral locus Anc_5.304), whose amino-acid sequence is MSQQNGIATLLKAEKEAHEIVSRARKYRQDKLKKAKSDAASEIEAYKAQKDSELKELESKNEVGVGALEKEAESKVEGELKEIEQIVSKKQKDVVKLLVEAVTKPVAEKHVNAN
- the MSC7 gene encoding meiotic recombination directing protein (ancestral locus Anc_5.305); amino-acid sequence: MPEVYLNSDMLNQLNSTVQEYLAEWVKKQQSLLNSQSQIVVTQIQGNPKTAATTSILAGLFTFYVFYKLLWANSVSEDYKPVKFSVPVPDAAQTHWKGKRLHPTSVFDPTKPGTIQAYCPATGQYLGSFTSKTCDDVDNMISKASKAQQEWGTSSMNRRLRILASLQAYVLQNQELIAHVACRDSGKTMLDASMGEILVTLEKLQWTIQHGSNVLQPSRRPGPTNFFMKFYKGAEIRYEPLGLISSIVSWNYPFHNLMGPVIAALFTGNAIVVKCSEQVVWSSEFFIGVVRKCLEACGEDPDLVQLFYSLPPSDSDDTANYFTSHPSIKHITFIGSQPVAHHILKCAAASLTPVVVELGGKDAFIVLDSAKDLEALSSIIMRGTFQSSGQNCIGIERVIVSENNYDALVNILNERLTNNPLRLGSDIDHLEDVDMGAMISDNRFGQLEGLVKDAVSRGARLLYGGSRYSHPNYPQGHYFEPTLLVDVTPDMEIAQNEVFGPILVVMKARDTEHCIQLANSAPFGLGGSVFGSDTKECNYVANNLKTGNVAINDFATFYVCQLPFGGINGSGYGKFGGEEGLLGLCNAKSVCFDTLPFVSTQIPKPLDYPLRSNRKAWTFVKSFITAAYAMSTWQRVKSIFTLARNAN